The following DNA comes from Chloroflexota bacterium.
TCTCGACAGCGAAGTCGAAGGCCGCGATGCTGTCGGCAAAGTTAAACGTGTCGGTGATCAGCGGCTTGACGTCGATCTTGCCACTGCCCATCAGGGCCAGCGCCCTGGGATAAACGTGGGCATAGCGGAAAACGTGTTCGACGCGGGCCTCCTTCACTTGGGCAGCCACCACGTCGTAGGGTATCGGCTCCAGGGGCATGCCGATCAACACCACCGTACCGCCGGGTGCTAACGGTTCAAAGACACCGGCGGTGGCCTGCTGGCTGCCGCTGCACTCGAAGACGATGTCTGCTCCCCAGCCATCGGTCAGGTCGGAAACAACTTCCGTCAGGCTCTGTTCGGCCACGTTGACCGGCAGAATCGGCCCCAGCGAAGCGGCCAGATCCAGCTTGGGCTGCACCACGTCGGTCATGACGATTTGACTGCAGCCTCCGGCCAGGGCGGCCAGCGCGGTGACCATGCCAATGGGGCCGGCACCGGTGACCACGGCCAGGTCGCCCGGCTTGATCTGAGCCTTCATCGCGCCATGCATGCCCACCGCCAGCGGCTCCACCATGGCCGCCTCGGCCAGGCTTACATTGTCCGGCACCTTGAAGGTGAAAGTGGCCGGGTGCACCACGGTTGGTCGCAGCACGCCATGGATGGGCGGCGTGGCCCAGAAGCGCACAGCCGGGTCCAGGTTGTACATGCCCAGCCGGGTGGCCTTGCTGTTGGGATCGGGAATGCCTGGCTCCATGCACACCCGATCATCGACCTTCAGATGGCGGACCTCACCACCTGTTTCGACCACGGTGCCGGACGCCTCATGGCCCAGCACCATGGGCTCCACCACCACGAAGGGGCCGATGCGACCGTGGGTGTAGTAGTGCACGTCGCTGCCGCAGATGCCGACGGTATCAATGGCAACCCGGACGTCATGGAGACCGAGCGGCTCGGGAATATCGATATCTCGCAGGGAGAGCTCGCGGACTCTTTCTAGCACCAGCGCTTGCATGACGGGCTCCTTAATTGCTAATTGGTGAATTGGTGGATTTTGAATGGCTAATGGTCGGTGTTGGCCGTGGTCAGGTGTTTTTCAGCCCCAGCGAAGGATAATGTATCCCAGAATGAAGGAGACAACCCCGGCGATCCACAGGGGCAGGTACTGTTCCACAAAGCGCATCCATAGCAGGCCGATGGCGATCGTCAGGATCACGCTGATAAAGACCCGGTCGAAGGTATTGGTCTTCATGGGCAGGAAACCGCGCCGACCGGTATGTTCGACCGGCGCACGTACGGGTTCTTGTTGAGCCATAAGGAACCTCTCGCGGGGCTTACTCCTTCACTGCGCCGAAGGTGAGGCCGGTGACGATATAGCGCTGGATAAAGACCAGGAATATCAGTGCTGGCAGAATGGTAACGATAGCCACGGCAGCCATCTGACCCCAGTTTGTACCGGTAACCGTGACAAACTCCGCCAGACCGGTGGTGATCGTGCGAGCGTTGACGCTGGTCAGCGTTGCTGCGAACAGGTACTCGTTCCAGGCGAAGATCCAACTGAGTATGAACGTGATCGCCAGCCCGGGCGCGGCGAGCGGGACAATGATTCGCCACAGGACCGTCGATCGGGTGGCACCATCCATGTAGGCCGCCTCGTCCAGTTCCTTGGGGATTCCGTCGATAATGCCTTGTAACAACCAAATGGCAAAGGGCAGATTAAACACGCAGTACACGAGGATCAGCCCGATCTTCGTGTCGAAAAGCGACGTGTCGCCAATCCTGAAAACCCGTGTGTATAGGAGAAACAGTGGGAGTAAGAATGCGGCCGCCGGCGCCATACGATTGGTGATAGTCCAGAAGAAGATATTGTCCGAACCCTTTAGCCGCCAGCGAGACAGCGCATACGTGGCGAGTAAGGCCAGAACAGTCACAAGCAGCGCATTGCTCGTTGCCACGATGATGGAATTGGTCAAATAGCGCTGAAAGGCGGGGCTGGAAAGCGGTGTAGTGTAGTTCTCGATGTAGAAGGACTTGATAAGTAGCGTTGGTGCGTCGAACAACTGCACACGGCTACGGGACGACACCACGAACATCCAGTAGATCGGCAATACCGTGAAGACGGTCAGGCCGATCCAAAGAACATAGAGGCCAATTCGGTTCAGGGTTTTCTTTCGGGGCGCGGTGGTCATGGACAGTCTTCCTACTCTCTCTGCTTACCTACCTGGGTGAGGGCAATGAACAGTAACCAGCAAGCCACGATGGTGAAATACAGTACCAGGAGGGACATCGCCGATCCGTACCCATAGTCGGTCTTTGGGAAAACGGTGCGATAGATATGGAGGCCTACGAACCTGGTCGACAGTCCTGGGCCGCCGTTGGTTAGCATGAAGGCCTCGTCCACGATGCGCAGGGCGTCCATGAAGCGGATGAAGACCACCGTCAGGATCACCGGCATCATCATCGGGATGGTAAGATAACGAAACACCTGCCAGCGATTAGCCCCATCTACCAGGGCCTGCTCCAAAGGCTCCTTGGGAAGCGCCGTCAAGCCAGCCAACAGGGTAAGGGTAACGAACGGTGTCCAGTGCCAGATATCCATTACAATGAGAGTTAGCCAGGCGTGAGTAGCGGAGGTACCGATACGGAAGGGATAGTCGAAGAACCTGTCCAGATAGTAGGGGACCGGCCCGAACCCAGGGATGACCAGAAGCCGCCAGGTTGCGCCTACCGCGATGGGGGCCACGACCAGAGGCAACACGTAGATGGTGCGGAAGAATGAACGTCCACGGAAAGGAGTAACGAGGGTTTGAGCCAACAGGAAACCCAAGACTAACTCCACCGAAACGACGATGAAGGTGAACTGGAATGTGCGCCCGAGGGAATTGAGGAAGTCCTGGTCGAAGACCAGGCGGCGGTAATTATTGACGCCGGCCCAGGTCATGCCTCGGACGGCCGAAAATACGTTCCAGTCGTAAAAGCCCACCCACAACACATAGAGGAAAGGTAAAAGCCCCACGATGAAGAGAATAACCAGTGTCGGCGTGAGCATTCGCCAACCCATTCGATTTGAACGCATGCCGTTCATCCCTTTGTCCGATACGAGGCCAGATACGCACGCGATGTACGGGTATCCGGCCTCGTCGGTGCCCGTTGGGCATAGAAAACTCGGGGGGGGGAAAGGCCGTGGGGTGCGTCCCACCCCACGACCAGCGGTTAACGAAGATTGGCTACTCGCCGTAACCCAGGTTGACCAGCTCAGCGTCCGCAGCAGCAGCAGCAGCGTCCATGGCATCGGCTGCTGACATTTCGCCGGTGATCGCCTGCCAGATGAAGGGCGCGATTACCTCGCGCACCTGGGCGTGGAAGGGGAAGGGCGGCGCGCCGCGGAAGAGGTATCCCTGATCCTCCATCATGGTGAAGTAGCCATCGGTGATGGTATCGACCTCGACGACCTCAGGGGCATCATAGGTGGAATCCATGACGATGCGCGAGCCAGCGACGGCCCATTCAGGCTGCACTTCCTCCTGGCCGACGTATTGCAGCCAGAGCAGGGAGCAGAGCGGGTTCTTGGAGGAGTGGGGCATGG
Coding sequences within:
- a CDS encoding carbohydrate ABC transporter permease, whose product is MTTAPRKKTLNRIGLYVLWIGLTVFTVLPIYWMFVVSSRSRVQLFDAPTLLIKSFYIENYTTPLSSPAFQRYLTNSIIVATSNALLVTVLALLATYALSRWRLKGSDNIFFWTITNRMAPAAAFLLPLFLLYTRVFRIGDTSLFDTKIGLILVYCVFNLPFAIWLLQGIIDGIPKELDEAAYMDGATRSTVLWRIIVPLAAPGLAITFILSWIFAWNEYLFAATLTSVNARTITTGLAEFVTVTGTNWGQMAAVAIVTILPALIFLVFIQRYIVTGLTFGAVKE
- a CDS encoding NAD(P)-dependent alcohol dehydrogenase; the protein is MQALVLERVRELSLRDIDIPEPLGLHDVRVAIDTVGICGSDVHYYTHGRIGPFVVVEPMVLGHEASGTVVETGGEVRHLKVDDRVCMEPGIPDPNSKATRLGMYNLDPAVRFWATPPIHGVLRPTVVHPATFTFKVPDNVSLAEAAMVEPLAVGMHGAMKAQIKPGDLAVVTGAGPIGMVTALAALAGGCSQIVMTDVVQPKLDLAASLGPILPVNVAEQSLTEVVSDLTDGWGADIVFECSGSQQATAGVFEPLAPGGTVVLIGMPLEPIPYDVVAAQVKEARVEHVFRYAHVYPRALALMGSGKIDVKPLITDTFNFADSIAAFDFAVEMPPTSVKAQIVVDTRSRSEVE
- a CDS encoding sugar ABC transporter permease, translating into MRSNRMGWRMLTPTLVILFIVGLLPFLYVLWVGFYDWNVFSAVRGMTWAGVNNYRRLVFDQDFLNSLGRTFQFTFIVVSVELVLGFLLAQTLVTPFRGRSFFRTIYVLPLVVAPIAVGATWRLLVIPGFGPVPYYLDRFFDYPFRIGTSATHAWLTLIVMDIWHWTPFVTLTLLAGLTALPKEPLEQALVDGANRWQVFRYLTIPMMMPVILTVVFIRFMDALRIVDEAFMLTNGGPGLSTRFVGLHIYRTVFPKTDYGYGSAMSLLVLYFTIVACWLLFIALTQVGKQRE
- a CDS encoding DUF2160 family membrane protein, whose translation is MAQQEPVRAPVEHTGRRGFLPMKTNTFDRVFISVILTIAIGLLWMRFVEQYLPLWIAGVVSFILGYIILRWG